From the genome of Desulfonatronum sp. SC1:
CACCGCCCCCAGGCTGGCGATTTCATCCTCCATTTGAATGAACACGCCCTCTGGAATCCCGGGCAGACGTTCGGCCATGATTTCGGCGATTTCCGTGGACGGCGTGATGGGATACCCGGCAAAAAAGGAACACCCGGCCAGCAGGGCCCCCTCCACCACGGCCTCGTTGCCCAGAGCGAAAATAGCCCGCTCTTCCTTGCGTTGATTTTTTTTAACCTTCGTGGGCATGGTCGACTTCTTTGTTGGCTGTGCTGCGTTTCATCTTCACCACAATGGCGAAATCCGGACAGTGGTACTCGCAAAACCCGCAGTTCCGGCATGATGCGCCCTGGATGACCCTGGCTTTGCCGTCCGGTCCCAATTCCAAGACATGACCGGGACAGAAGGCCACGCAGACGCCGCACCCCTTGCACCAGTCAGGATAGATGGAAACCACCGCTTGTTCTTTCTTTTTGGCCATAATCACGCTACATGTGCTGGGAGGATCGTCGCCGTGCGCAACCGGAAAGGCGACATGAGTGCGGGCGAGCCGCACTTCCACGAACACGATCCGTCTTTTGCGCGAGAGACGGAACGTTGGGCTTAGCGCAACCCACAGAGGATTTCAACATGGCCGTGCAAAAAAAAATGTTCATTCCGGACATTCAGCCCGGAACCCGGATCGACGAGGTGTTCGTCCTGGTGGAGGCCCGGCAGGGCCAGGCCCGCAACGGCCCGTACTGGCAGGTGCGGTTGCAGGACGCCCGCGGGGCCGTGGATGGAAAGATCTGGAGCCCGGTCAGCCAGAATTATCCGGAACTGCCCGTGGGTGAAGTGGTCCGGGTCGCCGGAAGCGCGGACCTGTTCCGGGACCAGCTCCAACTCCGCATCGAACAACTGGAAGCCGTCACGGCCCCCCGGGACCAGATCGACTGGTCCCTGTTCCTGCCGCGCAGCGTCCGGGAGCCGGAGGAAATGCTCCTGGAGCTGGAGGAACTGTGCAAACGGGAGCTGCATCACGCCCCGTGGCGCAAATTCTGCCGCAAAATCCTCCAACACCCCGAAATCCGCTCCCGCCTCCTGCTCGCCCCGGGGGCCAAGTCCATGCACCACGCCTACATCGGCGGCCTGCTGGAGCATACCCTGTCGGTCTGCCGCCTGAGCCTGGCCATCAGTGACCAGTATCCCGAAGTGGACCGGGAAGTCCTGCTGGTGGGCGCGGTGTTCCACGACCTGGGCAAGGCCTGGGAACTGGATGCCGGAATCCAACGCGACTACACCGACCCCGGGCGGCTCCTGGGCCACATTCTGCTGGGCCTGGAAGTGCTCGAACCGTTCCTGGCAAAAAACGACGACCTCGCCCCGGGCCTGAAGCTGCACCTCAAACACCTGCTGGCCAGCCACCACGGAACCTACGAATACGGCTCCCCCAGCCTCCCCAAGACCTCCGAAGCCCTGATCCTGCACTACGCCGACAACCTGGACGCCAAGGTGAACATGACCTCCGTGCTGGTGCAGGCCCTGCCCGAGGAAACCACCTGGACCCCCTACCAACGCAGCATGGAACGCCAATTCTATCGCCCGGAACGCACCCCCAAACCGGAAACCAAACGCCCGGCAGCGGCAAACCGGACGGAACGCCCCGGCGTCCGCAGCTTTTTGCATGAATTGCAGCCAAAGTATGCGGATGTGAATGAAAATGGGGAGGGGTAATTTCTAGAGCTCCTTCGCTCGTAACCGCCCATAATATTTTGAGGCCATCTTCCTTTCAGCGCCGCGCCGCCGTTTGGCGCGACTGCTGGAGCGCACTATTATGCGCCATGTTCTTTAACTCGATTTCATGGGCCTCATACTCACCCAGATGGGCGCGCAT
Proteins encoded in this window:
- a CDS encoding 3'-5' exoribonuclease YhaM family protein, producing the protein MAVQKKMFIPDIQPGTRIDEVFVLVEARQGQARNGPYWQVRLQDARGAVDGKIWSPVSQNYPELPVGEVVRVAGSADLFRDQLQLRIEQLEAVTAPRDQIDWSLFLPRSVREPEEMLLELEELCKRELHHAPWRKFCRKILQHPEIRSRLLLAPGAKSMHHAYIGGLLEHTLSVCRLSLAISDQYPEVDREVLLVGAVFHDLGKAWELDAGIQRDYTDPGRLLGHILLGLEVLEPFLAKNDDLAPGLKLHLKHLLASHHGTYEYGSPSLPKTSEALILHYADNLDAKVNMTSVLVQALPEETTWTPYQRSMERQFYRPERTPKPETKRPAAANRTERPGVRSFLHELQPKYADVNENGEG
- a CDS encoding ferredoxin family protein, encoding MEVRLARTHVAFPVAHGDDPPSTCSVIMAKKKEQAVVSIYPDWCKGCGVCVAFCPGHVLELGPDGKARVIQGASCRNCGFCEYHCPDFAIVVKMKRSTANKEVDHAHEG